The Clostridia bacterium genomic sequence CGTCAACCGCCGCCGGCGCGTGGCGAGGAACGAGGCTCGCCCGCGCCACGTTCGACGGGGAGGAACGGGGGCGGTCGGCGGCCGGGCACGCGACGGCCTGGCTGGCGGTCGCGGTCGCGGCGTCATCGCGCGGAGGGCCGGCCCTCATCCTGGTCGCGCTGGCGCTGTCAGATGCGGTCGCCCTGCTCCTCGGGTCGTGGCACGCGCTGCGTGCCTCGCTGATCGAGGAGGCCGCGTGGGACGCGGACGAACCGGGGCCCGGGCGCTGGCTCCGGGCGGCCGGGACCGGCGTGGCGGCGCTGTCCCTGCTCGCCGCCGGCTTCGGCGCCGCGGTTCAGGGACCGGCGGCGCGCATCGCGGACGCGGCGCTGCGGATCGTCGTCGCGGCCATGGCGCGCGTCGCCTTTCCCGTCGTGGCCTGGGCGCTGGACGCGCTGCGCCCGCATTCCGCGAGCATCCGCGAGGTGCTGGATCGCATGGCCCAGGGGGTGGGTGGGCACCCCTCGGACACGATCGCCGCGCCGGCCGTCACGCACGGGTCGGGGTGGGTGCTGGCGGGTCTCGCCGGTGCAGCCGTCCTCGCCGTTCTGGTCGCCGTGGGCCTCGCCCGGTTGCGGGACGCAGCCGGCGGCGGACCGGTCGAGACAGCATTCTCCGAAACGAGCGAAATGATCCCGCGCGGCGACGCGAAGCGCCCGCGACGGCTCGCCTGGGCGGGGGCGCCGGCCACGGATGCCGTCCGCCGTGTGCGGGCGGCGTACCGGCGTTGGTCCAGGTCGGCGGCGCGACACGGGCATGCGCGCGCCCCCTCGCAGACGGCGCGCGAGCACGCGCGAAGGGTGACGGGCGGCCTCGAAGCGGCGCCTGCCGCCGCGGAGCTCGTCGCCCTGTACGAACGCGCGCGTTACGGCGGCGTCGCGACCGCAGAGGACGCGCGCCGAGCGGGCGATGTCGCCAGGGACGCGGAAGCGGAGGTCATCCCCGTTGAGCGAGGTCGATAAGGGGCTCCCGGACGGCGGCGACGGCGCGCCGGCGGCGCGCCGCGGTCCCACGTTCGACGACCCGCGCTGCTGCGCGAGCTGCGTGCACGTCGGCGTGCGGCGGGTGGGCGGGCAGGTGCGCGTCTACTGCCGGCGGCTCGGCTACGACACGCGCCCGGAGTGGCGCTTCGACTGCTGGACGCCGAAGCCGCACGTGCGCGACCGGCTCGACCGGTGATCCCGCGCCTACTCGCCGGCCAGCAGCGCCTCGCGCTGGGCGGGATCGACGGGGTCCCCGGACTTGACAAGCTCCAGCAGCCGCTTGCGGCCCCGCGGCGCGCCGATCAGCACCGCGCCCACCAGCCGATCCTCAAGGAAGAACAGCGTCCGCGCCGTCTTGGCGCTCTCGTCGACGCGCGTGACCTCCGTGATGCCGGGATGGTCCTCCGGGGTCATGCCGAGGACGCTGATGTTCGAGTCGAAGAGCGGGCTGGAGTACGTGGGGACTTCGCGGTAGGGCTCGTTCGCGCCCAGCATGTTGCGCGCCGCCACGCGGCCGTGCATGAGCGCGTTGTCCCATGTGCCCATGCGGTGGTGGCGGCCGATGACCGGATCGTAGAAGCGCGCGATGTCGCCGGCGGCGAACACGCCGGGGACGCCGGTGAACAGGCGCTCGTCCGTCCGCACGGCGCCATCCTCGACGGGAATCGGCGAGCCGGCCAGCCAGTCGGTGTACATCGTCAGGCCGACCCCGGCGCCGACCAGGTCGCACTCGTACCGCCGGCCGCTCTTCGTTTCCACGGCGTGGGCCAGGCCGTCGCGCACGAGGATGCGCGCCGCTTCCTCGTCGTGCACCACGTCCACGCCGTGCTCGCGGGCGATGGCGTCCACAAGCGCGCCCGCCTCCTGCGGCAGCACGCGGCGCAGGAAGCGGTCGCCGCGCATGAGCCACGTCACGCGCAGGCCCTGTTGGAGGAAGCCCTCCGTGAGCTCGTAGGAGATGAAGCTGCCGCCGATGACGACGGCGCGCGCCTCGCGGCCGCGCCGCGCGCGGGCCTCCGCCGCGGCCGCCAGCAGGCGGCGCGTGTCGTCGAGCGTCTGGAAGTGCAGCACGTTCGCGGCGTCGTCGCCGGGGACGCCGAGCCGGCGCGGGGCGCCGCCCGTCGCGACGAGGAGCCCGTCCCACGGAAGCGTCTCTCCCGTGGCGAGCGTCACGGTCCGCTCCTCGACCTGGACGGACGTGGCGAGCGTCTCCAGACGAAGGTCGATGCCGCGCTCCGCATGCCACTCCACCGAGCGGATGAAGGTCTTCTCCGGGGCGAGCCGGCCCTGAAGGACGCGCGGGAGCGAGACGCGGTTGTACAGCGGGTACGGTTCGCGCCCGATGAGCGTGACGCGGCAGGACGGGTCGAGCTTGCGCAGCGTTTCCGCGGCGGTGGTGCCGGCGACGCCGTTGCCGACGATGACGAACCGACGTTCAGCCAAACGTGGACCCTCCGTTCAAGAGTCTGCGCGACTCTTGAGGCCGCAACACGCGGAGGCGTCAGGCCTGGCCGGCGGGGTTGCGGCGGAAGGCCTCGGCCTGGGGCCGCATGTCGGTGACCTCGACGTGGTCAGTCTGGCCGAAGCGGCGGAGGATCGCAAGCGTCTCGTCCGGGCGGTCGGTGTGGATGTGGACCTTGGCCTGGAACTCGTCGCCGGCGACGACGAGGCTGTCGCCCATGGGCAGGAGTTCGGCCCGCAGCCGTTCCAGGTCGAGCCCCGGTCCCGTGAGCACCAGCTGCACCTCGATGGGGAAGCGCAGGTCGAAGTCGCTCTCGCCCTCAAGGTGCGCGGGCGCCTCCGGCGCGAGCGCCTGGCGGGTCGCCGCGCGGCGGGCCAGCTCGCGGCCCACCTTGAGGGCGAGCCGGCGGTGCCGCAGGAACTGCGTCGCGCCGTCGAGCATGTGGCACAGGGCCAGGCCGGCGGCGTCGACCACGCCGGCCTCCTTGAGCACCGGGAGAAGGTCGGGCGTCCGGGCGAGCGCCTCGCGCGCTGCGCGCCGGGCGGCGTTCAGCACGCCGAGGACGTCCTCGCCGCGCGCCGCGGCGTCCCTGCCGCTGGCCGCGGCCGCCTTGGCGACGGTGAGGATCGTCCCTTCCTTCGGCTCGGCCACGGCGCGGTAGCTCAGCTCCGACGCTTGCACCAGCCCCTCGGCGAACGTGGACGCGCTGACGACGTCGCTGCCGCGCGCCGCCCTCGCGATGCCGCGCAGCATCTGCGCGAGGATGAGCCCGGAGTTGCCGCGCGCCCCCATGAGCGCCCCCATCGACGCCTTCTGCAACAGCGCGCCGGCGGACGCCTCGGTGCCCGTGCCGGGCTGCTCGTTCGCGCCCTCCGGCCCGCAGGCGGCGCGGAGCGTGCCGAGCATGTTGCCGCCGGTGTCGCCGTCCGGGACGGGGAACACGTTCATGGCGTCGATCTGGCGGCGGTGGCGTTCCAGGGAGCGCACGGCCCCGCTCCCCAGCACCCGAAGGTCGTCTGCGGTCAGCGATTCGATCAATGAAGGTCTCCTTTCGTCCGTCGGCATCGACCCGTTACTGGACGTTCCCGCCGTCCGCCTCCGGATCCTCGCAGGAGACCAGGCCCAACAGGCCCGGCCCCACGTGGACGCCGAGCACCGGCGTGAACGGCTCGATCCACAGGTCGTGCGGCTGAAAGCGGGCGCGGATGCGCTCCGCCCATTCCCGCGCTTCCTCTTCCGCGTTGGCGTGGATGACGATCATGCGCCGCCGCCCCTCGCCGGTCAGGCGGCGTTCCGTCTCTTCCTCGATCCGCTGCAGGCCCGCGCGGCGGCTGCGCACCACGCCGGCCGAGTCGACCTCGCCGTCGACGAGCGTCAGCATGGGCAGCAGGCCCAGCAGTTTCCCCACGAGGCCGCGGGCTCGCCCGACGCGCCCGCCCCGGATCAGGTACTCCAGCGTGTCGACGACGGCGAGGAGGACGATGCGCGGCCGCAGGCGCTCCAGCGAGACGAGGATCTCGTCGACGGAGGCGCCTTGCGCGGCGCGCTCGGCGGCCTTCAGGGTGAGCAACGCGTGCCCGGCGGAAGCCATGCGGCTGTCCACCACGGCGATGCGGACGCCGTCGAACATGTCCTCGACGAGGTCCGCCGCCTGGCGCGCGGAGTTGTAGGTGCCGCTGAGTCGGCTGGAGATGGTGAGGCAGACGACGTCGCGGCCCTCTTGAGCGGCCGCCTGGAACACGGAGACGAAGTCGCCGGGGGACGGTTGCGTCGTGCCGGCGACCCCTTTGAACGCGGCAAGCTTGCGATAGAACTCGTCCGGTTGGATGTCGACGCCGTCGCGATAGGACTCGTCCCCGAAGACGACCCGCAGGGGGACGGTCGGGACGTGGAACCGGTCGCGCACGGCGGCGGGGATGGTGCCGGTCGAATCGCTCACGACGACGGGGGCCACACGCATCCTCCTCGGTCATGCCCCCGCGAAGGGAGCAGGCGAACGGCGCGCCGCAGGCACAACTCGGCGCAGTTCTCTTATACGGCGCGATTTGCCGTTCGCCTTCTGCCGGAGCGAATCAGGTGCGAAGATGGCCCGCGACCGGGCTGCCGTCGCCGGACGGCAACGCCGGGCGGCGGCGCCAGTGGCGGCGCCGCGCCGGGCGGCCCCAGCCGGCGATCGCGGCGAGGCGCCGGAGGAGGTAGGCGACGCCGCCGACGTCATACGCGTGATGCGCCTCGACAAGCCGCTTGATGACCATGGCGGGCACACCGTAAAGGCTTTCGCGGCCCCAGCGGCCGACCCCCTCGTGGCGGCCGAGCGACGCAAATACGCCCCGTTGGCGCGGCACAAACGCCTCAAGCGGTTCCCCGCGCATCGCGCGGCAGACGTTGCGGGCCGCCAGGCGTCCCTCCTGCACCGCCATCTGTGCGGTGGGCGGCACCACCCGGCCCGTCGCCGGGTCGGTCGGCGCGGAACAGTCGCCGGCGAGGAAGATGCGCTCGTCCGCGGTGCACCGGAGGTGCGCATCCACCAGCCCGCGGTCGCCCCGCGTCACCGGCAGGCCCGAGGCACGCACAACGGGGTTGGCGCGCACGCCGCCGGCCCACACGAGCAGGTCGTACCCGCGCGTCTCGCCGCCCTCCAGCGTGACGTGCTCGCCGTCGACCTCGACGATCGCCCGTCCCGTCAACAGCCGCACGCCCTTGGACTCCAGCGTGCGCACGGCCGCTTCCACGAGTTCCGGCTCGAAGCCGGGCATGATCTGGGGCCCGGCGTCGACGACGGTCACCTGCAGGCCCGGATCGCTCTCGGCGATCTCCGCGGCCAGCTGGACGCCGGTCAGTCCGCCGCCGACGACGATCACGCGCGCGTCCGGCCGGCGCTCCGCCAGGCCGGCCAGGCGGTTGCGCAGCCGCCGTGCGCTGCGCAGGTCCGTCAGCGGCACGCCGTGCTCCTTTGCGCCCGGCACGCCGTAATACTCGGGAATGCTGCCCAGGGCCACGATCAGCCAACCGTATGGAACCTCGGTCCGCTCGCAGCGCACGACGCGTGCCGCGGCGTCGATCGCGGCGACGCGGTCGATGACGAGCCGGTGCGGCGGCTGCACGAGACGATCGAGGGGCACGGTGATGTCGGCTTCCTCCTCGTCGCCGGCGACGAATTCGTGCAGTTCCGTCGTGAAGTAGTGCGTCCGGCCGCGGTTGACGAGCACGACCTCGCCCCTGCGGCCGAGCGCGCGGCGGAGCTCAAGGTACGCCGACAGGCCGGCGTACCCGGCTCCGAGAATCACAATCGCGTCTTCGCCCGCCATGCGGATCCACCCCCGGACCCAGTGTTCCCCATCTCACGCGGCCGCTTGATCGCGCCGCGGCCGGCCGCGCCCTCACATGAAGAGGACGGCGAGGTACGCGACGAACGCGAGGCCGCACGCGGAGAGCCACGGCCCGTGGCCGCGGCCGCCCGTCGCGCGCCAGGCCAGGGCGGTGCCGAGCCCGGCCGCGCCCACCGCCACCATCGCGGGGGGCGACATGCGCCACGGACAGAGGGCGAGGGACACGGCGACCGGCAACGTGGCCGACATGACGAGCGCGCCGCTGACGTTCTGCAGGGCGAGGTCGAACTTGCCGCGCAGGGCCCAGAGCGTCGCCGTGGTGATCTCGGGGAGTTCCGTCGCGAGCGGGGCGAGGGAGAGCGAAACAATCAGCGACGGCAGGCCCAACGCCGCGCTCAGCCCTTCGAGCGCGTGCACGAGTTGCTCGGCTCCGTAGGCGAGGCCCGCGCACCCTGCCAACGTTTGCGCGACGACCCACGGCAGGCGGCCGGCGAAGGGAAGTCGAAACAATGCGGACGGGGGAGGATCGCCGCGGTCGTCGCGGTCCCAACTCTGCAGGCAGAACGCCGCCCACGCCGCGAGGAAACACGGCGCCAGCGCAAGCTTGAGCCGCGGGGCGGGCACGAGGGTCAGGGCGACGGCCGCGCCGAAGAGGACGCCGAACCACTGGAGATTGCGGCGGACGCCCCGGTCGGTGCGCCGGGCCGCCCGCGGCTCCCGCGCGCCTGCGCGCGCCGTCCCCGCCAGGCCGACGAGGCCGAAGGCGAGCGTGGCCAGCACCGCGGGGGATCCCAGCGCCGTGCCCGTGCTCACGCCGCCGGCGCCGCTCAGCGCGGCCAGCAGCGTGACGAGCGTCTCGGGAAGGGTGCCGCCCATCGCGGCGAGGACGGAACCGGTGCCCGCGGGACCGAGTTTCCACCGGTGGGCGAGCCACTCCACGCCGTTGACGAAGAGTTCGGCCGCCACGACGATCAGCCCCGCGGCAGCCGCGGCCCAGACGAGGAGCAAGGTCATGATCGGCGGCGGCCTCCACGCGGCATGCCTATGCCGGTCCTCGGGCGGCCATGCAGGACGGCGCGGGCTTTCCAGTCGAAGTCGAGTCGTACTAACCTTGAAGGCGGGTTTCGGGGAAGGGGCGAGGCACGTGGCCGATTTCGACGTCGTGATCCTCGGCGGCGGCACGGGCGGGTACGTCGCCGCCATTCGGGCCGCGCAACTGGGCATGAAGACGGCGCTTGTCGAGGAGGACAAGGTCGGGGGAACCTGCCTGCACCGCGGGTGCATTCCGACCAAGGTGATGCTGCAGGCGGCCGATCTCTTGAACGACATCCGTCGCGCCGCGGACTTCGGGCTCGCGCCGGTCGCCGGGGCGGACGTCGACTGGTCCCGCCTCGCGGAGCGCCGCGGCCGCATCGTGACCACGCTGCACCGCGGCGTGGAGTACCTCCTGAAGAAGAACGGGGTGGAACTGGTCCGCGGCCACGGCACGCTGGAAGGGCCGGGGCGCGTGCGCGTGGCCGACCGCGTCCTGACCGCGTCGCACACGATCATCGCCACCGGTTCGCGCCCGCGCGAACTGCCCGGGCTCCCGTTCGACGGGGAGCGGATCATTTCCAGCGACCATGCCCTACAGATGGCCCGGCGGCCGTCGTCGGTCGTCGTCGTCGGCGCCGGCGCCGTGGGGGTGGAGTTCGCGTCGCTGTTCCGGGACTTCGGCGCGGAGGTCACGCTGGTCGAGTGGTTGCCGCGCATCGTGCCGCTTGAGGACGAGGACGTCTCCGCGGAACTGCAGCGCGCGTTCGAGAAGCGCGGCATCCGGTGCCTGACGGGCGCGCAGGTGCTGGCGGAGTCGGTGAAGGCGGAGCCGGACGGGGTTTCGCTGACCGTGAGAAGGGGCGACGAGGATTTGGCGCTCAAGGCCGAGGTGCTGCTCGTGGCCGTCGGCCGCGCGGCGCGCCTGGAGGGCTACGGTCTTGAGACGACCGGCGTGGCCGTGGAGCGAGGATTCATTCGCGTGGACGGTCACATGCGCACGAACGTCCCCGGCGTGTACGCCATCGGCGACGTCGTCGGCGGGCTGCAGCTGGCCCACGTGGCGGCGCACGAGGGGATCGTGGCCGTGGAGACGGCGGCCGGGCACGACCCGGAACCGATCGACTACACGAAAGCGCCGAAGGCCACGTACTGCCGGCCGCAGGTCGCGAGCGTCGGCTACAGCGAGAAGGAGGCGAGGGACGCCGGTCATACGGTCAAGGTCGGTACGTTCCCGTTCCGCGCCATCGGCAAGGCGCTGATCGTCGGCGAAGGCGAGGGTTTCTGCAAGGTGGTCGCCGACGAGGACGGCGGCGTGCTGGGGGTGCACCTGATCGGGCCGCACGCGACGGACCTGATCGCGGAGGGCGCGCTCCTGCGGTTCATGGACGGCACGGCGTGGGAGCTGGGCACCGTCATCCACCCGCACCCCACGCTGTCGGAGGTTCTCGGAGAAGCCGGCTTGGCCGTCGAGGGCCGGGCCATTCATTTTTGATCAGCCGCCGGCGGGATCGAGCGCCGGCGTCGCGGAGGTGGGCGGAGTTGGGCGATTGGAAGAAGCTCGGTCTGACCGAAGAGGACCTCGTCGGCATGTACCGGACGATGCTTCTGGCGCGTCGCCTGGACGAGCGCCAGTGGGTGATGAACCGCATGGGCAAGGCGCCCTTCGTGATCTCCTGCCAGGGGCACGAGGCGGCGCAGGTGGGTTGCGCCTGGGCGCTGGAGCGCGGCAAGGACTTCACGCTGCCGTACTACCGTGATCTCGGCGTCGTGCTCACCATGGGCATGACGCCGCGGGAGGTCATGCTCGACTTCTTCGGACGCGCGGAGGGGCCGAGCAGCGGCGGGCGGCAGATGCCGGGCCACTACTCGCACCCGAAGCTGCGCATCGTGTCGCAGTCGAGCACGGTCGCCGTGCAGGCCGTCCACGCCGCCGGCATCGGGTATGCCGCGCGGCTGCGCGGCGAGGACACCGTGGTCTACACCTCCTTCGGCGAGGGTTCGGCCCAGCAGGGCGACGTCCACGAGGCGATGAACTGGGCGGGCATCTACAAGCTGCCGGTCATCTTCGTCTGCCAGAACAACAAGTACGCCATCTCCGTGTCCGCCTCGAAGCAGATGGCCATCGAGAACGTCGCCGACCGCGCGGCCGGGTACGGCTTCCCGGGCGTGACGGTGGACGGCCGCGACCCCATCGCCGTGTACGCGGTCATGAAGCGGGCCGTCGAGCGCGCCCGCGCGGGCGAGGGCGCGACGTTCATCGAGGCCAAGGTCTACCGTTTGACGCCGCACTCGTCCGATGACGACGACCGCAGCTACCGCAGCCGCGAAGAGGTGGAAGCCGAGCGCAAGCGCGACCCGCTTCTGCTCTTCGCCGATCGCCTCAAGCGGGAAGGGATCCTGGACGACGCCCGTCTCGCGGAACTTGAGGAAGCCGTCAAGAAAGAGGTCGACGACGCGACCGCCTACGCCGAGAAGGCGGCCGATCCACGCCCCGAAGACTTGTACGCCCGGCTCTACGCCAGCGAGCCGGCGATCGGCTAGGGAGGCGCCCGAAGTGCCTGAGAAGACGCTCATCGAAGCGATTCACGACGCCATGGACGAGGAGATGGCGCGGGATCCGTCCGTGGTGCTGCTGGGCGAGGACGTCGGCCTGCGCGGCGGCGTGTTCCGCGCCAGCGCCGGTCTCATCGAGAAGTACGGCGAGGCGCGCGTGATCGACACGCCGCTCGCGGAGTCGAGCATCGCCGGCATGGCGATCGGCATGGCGCTGAACGGCCTCCGGCCGATCGCGGAGATGCAGTTCGCCGACTTCTCCTTCCCCGCCTTCAACCAGATCCAGAGTGAGGCCGCGCGCATGTACTACCGGTCCAACGGCGGCTGGAAGGTGCCGCTCGTCATCCGCATGCCCTACGGCGGCGGTCCCGGCGTCCACGGTGCGCTCTACCATTCCCAGAGCGTGGAGGCTTTCTACGCGCACATCCCCGGGCTGAAGGTCGTCCTGCCGTCGTTCCCGTACGACGCGAAGGGCATGCTGAAGGCAGCCATCCGCGACGACGACCCGGTCATCTTCCTGGAGCACAAGAAGGCGTACCGCTCCGTGCGCCAGGAGGTCCCCGACGGGGACTACACCGTGCCGCTCGGTCCCGCGGAGGTGCGGCGCGAGGGGCGGCACGTCACGATCTACAGCTACGGCTTCCTCTTGCATGAGTCGCTGCGCGCCGCGGACCAGCTGAAGCAGGAGGGGATCGAGTGCACGGTCGTCGACGTGCGCTCGCTCAAGCCCCTCGACAAGAAGACGATCGTGGAGACGGCCAAGCACACGGGGAAGGCGCTGATCGTGCACGAGGACAACGTCTCCTACGGCGCGGGCGCGGAGATCGCGGCCGTCATCGCGGAAGAGGCGCTCTTCCACCTGGACGCGCCCGTCCGCCGCCTGTGCGGGCCGGACGTGCCCGGGATCGGCTTCAATCACGTCTACGAGCACGAATTCACGCCGGACGTGGCGCGGATCGCCGCCGCCGCGCGCGAGCTGGCCAAGTTCTGAAAGGAGGCGGTCGCGTGGACGTCACGGTGAAGATGCCCCAGCTGGGCGAAAGCGTGACGGAAGGCACCGTCTCGGCCTGGCTGAAGCGGCCCGGGGACCGGGTCGAACGGTACGAGTCGCTGCTGGAAGTGATCACGGACAAGGTGAACGCGGAGGTGCCGTCGCCGTACGCGGGCGTGGTGAAGGCCCTGCTCGTGGCGGAAGGCGACACCGTGCCCGTCGGCACGCCGATCTGCGTCCTTGAGGCGGAGGGCGAGGTCGAGGCGGACGCGTCCGCGCCGGAAAGCCACGGTTCGGCCACCGCGCCCTCGCCTGCGGGCGCGGCGGATCCGGGCGCCGGCGCGGGCACGGCGACGCCGGCGACGGGCGCCACCGGCCCCGGAGGGGCGGCTCCGGGCGCGCCCGAGCGCGGCCGCTACTCGCCCGCGGTGCGGCGCCTCGCGCGGGAACACGGCGTCGATCTGACGCAGGTCCGGGGGACGGGCGCCGGCGGGCGCGTCACCAGGGAAGATGTGGAACGCTTCGTGGCGCAGCGGGCCGCGGGGGTCGCGCCGGCAGCGTCGCCCGCGACGGCGCCGCAGGCGGCGCCCGTGCCGCCGCAGGCCGCGCCGGCTCCGGCGGCCGCCGCCGCGCCGAAGCTCGGGCCCGACGACGAGCTCGTCCCGCTCACGCCGATCCGCCGCACCATCGCCCGCAACATGGTGTTGAGCGCGACCACCATCCCGCACGCGTGGACCATGGTGGAGGCCGACGTCACCGGCATCGAGCGCCTCATCGAGTCGCGCGGCGCCGAGTTCCGGGCGCGCGAGGGCGTGAACCTCACGTTCCTGCCGTTTGCCGTCAAGGCGGCGGTGGAGGCGTTGAAGGCGGTGCCGCGCCTGAACGCCACCTGGTCGGAGGCGGGCATCATCCTGCACAAGCGCGTCCATGTCGGCATCGCCGTCGCCACGGAGGACGGGCTGGTCGTGCCCGTCATCCACGACGCCGACCGGCTCAGCATCGCCGGGCTGGCGGTCGCCATCGCGGACCTCGCGTCGCGGGCGCGCGCGGGTAAACTGAACCTGGACGACATGCAGGGCGGCACGTTCACCGTCGACAACACCGGGGCCGTGGGCACCGAGCTCTCCATGCCGATCATCGTCCCCGGACAGACCGGCATCCTGACGACGGAGCGGGCGAAGAAGAAGCCGGTCGTCGTCGGCGACGCCATCGCCATCCGCACCGTGATGGCGCTCTGCCTGTCGATCGACCACCGCGTCGTGGACGGCGCGGAGGCCGGCCGGTTCCTCACGGAGGTGCGCAGGCGCCTGGAGAGCGTGGGGCCCGAGACCGGACTGTACTG encodes the following:
- a CDS encoding 2-oxo acid dehydrogenase subunit E2, which codes for MDVTVKMPQLGESVTEGTVSAWLKRPGDRVERYESLLEVITDKVNAEVPSPYAGVVKALLVAEGDTVPVGTPICVLEAEGEVEADASAPESHGSATAPSPAGAADPGAGAGTATPATGATGPGGAAPGAPERGRYSPAVRRLAREHGVDLTQVRGTGAGGRVTREDVERFVAQRAAGVAPAASPATAPQAAPVPPQAAPAPAAAAAPKLGPDDELVPLTPIRRTIARNMVLSATTIPHAWTMVEADVTGIERLIESRGAEFRAREGVNLTFLPFAVKAAVEALKAVPRLNATWSEAGIILHKRVHVGIAVATEDGLVVPVIHDADRLSIAGLAVAIADLASRARAGKLNLDDMQGGTFTVDNTGAVGTELSMPIIVPGQTGILTTERAKKKPVVVGDAIAIRTVMALCLSIDHRVVDGAEAGRFLTEVRRRLESVGPETGLY